GTGATTAATTCTCCCCCCTGCCTCCCCTGCTTCCCCTGCTCCCCCTGCTTGCCCTAACAGGCAAATTAGATGTTTAAAAGCTTACCAGGCACTTTTCCAGTTCCAGCGCTCAACTAGTTTGTTTTTGACACTCTAAAGGTCTGTTTGCCGGTAAAATAGCTTGACGTTTCAGCAAGTTACAGGGCAAGGATAATGACTGAGGCAAAAATTGGCATCATCGGTGGCAGTGGTCTTTACAAAATGGATGTCCTCAAGGATGTAGAAGAGGTAAAAGTTAATACGCCTTTTGGTTCGCCCTCTGATGCTCTGATTGTGGGAAGTTTAGAGGGAACACGGGTGGTATTCCTTGCCCGCCACGGTCGCAATCACACGCTTTTGCCCTCTGAATTGCCGTTCCGCGCTAACATCTATGCAATGAAACAGTTGGGTGTTGAGTATTTAATTTCCGCTTCAGCAGTCGGTTCGCTGAAGGAAGAAGCTAAACCTCTAGATATGGTGGTGCCGGATCAGTTTATTGACCGGACAAAGAATCGAGTTTCCACCTTTTTTGGGGAAGGACTTGTAGCTCACATTGCTTTTGCTAATCCAGTTTGTCATCAACTAGCTGGAATTTTGGCGGATGCGATCGCTAGCCTAAATTTACCAGACGTAACCCTGCATCGCGGTGGCACATACGTTTGCATGGAAGGTCCAGCGTTTTCAACTAAAGCTGAATCCAATCTCTACCGCAGTTGGGGCGCAACAATAATTGGCATGACCAATCTACCAGAAGCGAAGTTAGCTAGAGAAGCGGAAATTGCCTACGCAACATTAGCCCTAGTGACAGATTACGACTGTTGGCATCCAGAACATGATAGTGTCACCGTTGACATGGTAATTGCTAATTTGCAACGCAACGCAACGAATGCTCAAAAAGTAATTCAAGAAACAGTGCGACGTTTAAGCGAAAATCCTCCGGCATCGGAAGCTCATTCGGCATTGAAATATGCTATTCTGACCCAACTAGACAAGGTTCCTGCCGTTACGAAAGAAAAGTTGGGATTGCTATTGAAAAAATACTTATGAAAGATCAACTCCTCCGTTGGCTCAACCTAGCTTTAGTAGCAGATTTCTTCCTGGTTTTATTCGCCTTTTTTTGGCTAATAATTGCCGTCGCCGGTCATACACTTCATTTGCCACTCGGTCTAGACCTCTGGTACAAGCTGTGGCAGCCAGTATTTACCCCAGCGATCGGCATCCTGATGGCAGGGACGATTATCAGTGGAGTGTCTAGTTGGATTGCTAAGCGTCTGAATTCACAACAACTTAACTGAAGGATTTTCTCTTCCTCGCCCCTCGCCCCTTCTACAAAATTGCTTCCAGAGCCTGCTTCACAGTTGAATATTGATACTCAAAGCTATAGTCTAGAGGACGCTTGGGCAAAACTTGTTGACCCTCTAGAACCACGATCGCGCCATCTCCTAAAAGTGCTTCGATCGCAAAGCCAGGAACTGGCAACCAGGAAGGGCGATTCATGACTTGTCCCATGGTTTGGGCTAATTCCGCCATCCGCACCGGGTTAGGGGCTGTGGCGTTAAGGACACCTTCAATTTCCGGTCTGGTGAGGGCTTGGATAATCAGGTTAACCAGGTCATCTCGATGAATCCAGGAAAACCACTGACGACCTGTGCCAATCGGACCACCTGCAAATAATTTAAACGGCGCAATCATTCTAGCGATCGCACCACCCTGGCCTAAAACAATTCCAAATCGCAAAATCACCAATCGAACCCCTGCATCTTTTACCTTTTGGGCTTCTGCTTCCCAGGCTTGGCAGACTTGAGCGAGAAAATCATTACCCGGTGGGCTAGTTTCATCAAAAGTCGCAGTTTCACTGGTGCCGTAGTAGCCAATTGCGGAGGCATTTACTAAAATGCTCGGTTTAGGGTTAGCTTTGGCGATCGCTTCCACAATTTTTTGCGTCCCCAGTTGGCGGCTGCCGAGAATTTGCTGTTTGCGCTGTGGCGTCCAGCGTCCTTCAGCAATTGGTTCTCCTGCCAGGTTAACGACACCCTCACAACCCGCGATCACCTCTTGCCAGGAACCAGACTCGGTTGGGTTATAAGCAATAATTTCCAGATTAGGAAAAGCTGAGGTAGGAAATACCTTTTGGGCGGCGGATGGATTGCGAGTTAAAACCAGTACCTGATGACGTTCTGCTTGTAATCGCTCTACTAAGCGGCTACCTACAAACCCGGTGGCTCCAGCGATCGCTATTTTCATATAACCTCACTCAAACATGTGGGAGAGCAGGGGCAGCAGGGGGAGAGTTCCTAATCCAAAATCTAAAATCCAAAATCCAAAGTTGGGTCGCCCCTAGTTAATTTTATTAAAGCTGCGGGTAAAGTCATTTAAGAAGGCGAGCTGCATATAGAGCAATTATCCCTTAAGAGGAATGCCTGAATTACCTGATTTATATTAGCTCCATCTATAGATATACAGCTAAAGAAATACGAGTGTCCTTCTTAACTGTTACGATGGCACCCGAAATCTTTTACAGTGAGGAAAGTACAAGTAATCGCCTCAACGACCTGAGCCAAATGAGCTTGGAGCAGGTTCGCAGTGGGATCAGCAACAGACGAAACGCAGAGAGAGAACACCCAATATGCACCTGAGTGAAATCACCCATCCCAACCAGTTGCACGGTTTGTCGATTCGCCAACTACAGCAAATTGCCCGTCAAATCCGGGAAAAGCATTTGCAAACTGTGGCTACGAGTGGCGGTCATCTAGGTCCGGGGTTGGGCGTGGTGGAATTAACACTAGCGCTTTACCAGACCCTAGACCTGGATCGCGATAAGGTCATTTGGGATGTGGGCCATCAAGCCTATCCCCATAAACTAATTACTGGTCGCTACAGCCGCTTTCATACACTGCGGCAAAAAGACGGCGTTGCTGGCTATCTCAAGCGCTGTGAAAATAAATTCGATCATTTTGGTGCAGGTCACGCTTCAACCAGTATTTCTGCTGGGTTAGGTATGGCTTTGGCGCGAGACTTGAAAGGTGAAAAATTCAAAGTCGTGGCGGTGATTGGTGACGGAGCACTAACCGGTGGTATGGCACTAGAAGCAATTAACCATGCGGGTCATTTGCCCAAAACTAACCTGCTGATAGTGCTGAATGACAATGAAATGTCAATCTCGCCCAACGTCGGCGCGATTTCTCGCCACCTGAACAAAATGCGCCTTAGTCCACCTATGCAATTCATTTCAGACAACCTAAAGGAACAAGTGAAGCAGCTCCCCTTTGTGGGTGATTCCCTGTCTCCAGAACTAGGACGCCTCAAAGAAGGAATGAAGCGATTGGCAGTGCCAAAAGTGGGAGCGGTATTTGAGGAATTGGGCTTTACTTACATAGGACCTGTGGATGGTCATAATCTGGAGGAACTAATTGCTACCTTTGAGCAGGCACATCAGCACGCTGGACCAGTGCTAGTTCACGTAGCAACAATTAAAGGCAAAGGGTATGAAATCGCTGAGAAAGACCAGGTAGGCTACCACGCTCAATCGCCCTTCAATGTCGCCACTGGCAAAGCTATCCCCTCTAGTAAACCAAAGCCCCCTGGCTATTCCAAAGTCTTTGCTCATACACTGGTCAAACTCGCAGAAAACAATCCTAAGATCGTAGGCATTACTGCTGCGATGGCAACTGGAACGGGTCTGGATAAACTTCAGGTAAAACTGCCCCAGCAATATATCGATGTTGGCATTGCTGAACAGCACGCCGTCACTCTAGCAGCTGGCTTGGCTTGTGAAGGAATGCGCCCAGTTGTGGCAATCTACTCTACCTTCTTACAACGCGCTTACGACCAGGTAATTCACGATGTTTGCATCCAAAACTTGCCTGTGTTCTTCTGCATGGATAGAGCTGGAATTGTCGGTGCCGATGGTCCCACCCACCAGGGAATGTATGACATTGCCTATTTTCGGTGCTTGCCCAATATGGTACTGATGGCTCCCAAAGATGAAGCCGAACTTCAGCAAATGGTGATCACAGGAGTCAGCTATAAAGATGGTCCTATTGCCATGCGGTATCCACGCGGCAACGGCTACGGTGTTCCTTTAATGGAAGAAGGCTGGGAACCGCTGCCGATTGGCAAGGGTGAAATTCTCCGGCACGGAGACGATGTTCTCATAGTGGGCTTTGGCTCGATGGTTTACCCAGCCGTGCAGGTAGCTGAAATTTTGAGTGAGCATGGAATTAAGGCAACTGTGGTGAATGCCCGATTTGCCAAGCCTCTTGATACTGAATTGATTTTGCCTTTGGCTCAGCGGATTGGCCGTGTTGTTACCCTAGAAGAAGGCTGTCTGATGGGTGGCTTTGGTTCAGCTGTTGCTGAAGCCTTACTGGATGCAAATATCCTCGTACCAGTAAAACGAATTGGTATACCAGATGTATTAGTGGAGCATGCTGAACCCAATGAATCTAAGGCAGAATTGGGTCTAACTAGTCCCCAGATTGCCGAACAAGTGCGGATGGCTTTCTTTAGCCAGCAGCTGACATCTGTTAAATAGATTGCGCTGTACGAGCGGGTTGACTAGCTAAACTTGTACGACAACAAATAAGCTGGTTAAACCCGCCCTTACCACTTACTGATCACTGTACGGGCGGGTTGGCAAGCCAGACTTGTAGGACAACGAATAAGCTGGTTAAACCCGCCCTTACCACTTACCAAAACAGCAGAATATAAACAAAGCGATTAAGAGTTTTGACATGATGTCTCCTCAAGCCCAGGTTTATCCCGTTATTTGGTACGAAGACTCGGTTTTACTGATTGACCAAACTCGTCTGCCTAACGAGTACACACTGGTCGAAATTAGTCGTTGTGAAGATATGGCTGAGGCAATTAAGACCATGATTGTCCGGGGAGCACCAGCAATTGGTGTAGCTGCTGCTTACGGAATGTACTTAGGGGCGCGGGAGATTCAGACACAAGACCGAGAGCAATTTTTGACCCAATTGGAGGAAGTAGCTCGCCGATTACGCTCTACTCGTCCCACTGCTGTTAATCTATTTTGGGCGATCGCTCAGATGCTCAGAACTGCCTATGAAACGATTGGTTCAGTAGAACAGCTTAAAACTGCTCTACTAAAAACTGCTCAGAACATCAATGCTGAAGATCTACAAACTTGTCGGGCAATCGGCGATCGCGGTTTGGAAGTGTTGCCAGCTACCCCAGACAAGCTGAATATTCTAACTCACTGCAACGCTGGTGCTTTAGCTACAGCAGGTTATGGTACAGCTTTAGGCGTTGTGCGTTCCGCCTGGGCTAACGGTAGATTAGCGCGTGTTTATGCCGATGAAACTCGTCCTCGCTTACAGGGGGCGAAACTAACCGCGTGGGAATGCGTGCAAGAAGGCATACCCGTTACAGTTATTACCGATAGCATGGCGGCTCACTGTATGCAGCGTGGTTTGGTTAATGCTGTGGTAGTGGGTGCTGATCGCATTGCCGCTAATGGCGACACAGCGAATAAAATTGGCACCTACAGTCTTGCCTTGGTTGCCAAAGCTCACAATATTCCTTTCTTTGTGGCTGCTCCTGTTTCTACAATTGATTTTGAGTTATCCACTGGTAGTGAAATTCCAATTGAAGAGCGCGATCCATCTGAAATCTACGCGATTGGCGATACCATCCTTACGCCAGCTGAAGTTGAGTTCTATAACCCAGCGTTTGATGTTACTCCAGCTCCCTTAATTACAGCCATCGTCACCGAGCATGGAGCATTCGCTCCCAGTCTGTTACAAGCACAGTTACAGGATAGATACGTGGCTTAGGAACAGGCGATCGCACTGCCAAGCAACCTTTAGGGATACAAAGCATAGCCTGTAGCAGAATCAAACACAAACAGCTGATTCAGATCGAGTGCTAAAGATAGGCGATCGCTTGGATGTGGAAGCACATTAGCAGCAGCCTGAATGTTTATCTGAACACTCGAACCCGTTAAACCAGCACGAATCAGAGTCTCTCTCCCCAGTGGTTCGACTACCTTCACCTCAACTCTTAAGTGAGGAGTGAGGAGTGAGTGAGAAGTTTCTTGGCATACAATCTCAATATGCTCTGGACGAATTCCCAAGTCAAAGCTTTGACCCTGGACTGGTTGCAACTTATCCTGAACAGCTAATGGACAAGGTAGTAATTGGCTACCCACCTGAAAGCCTTTATTCGTGTAAATTGCAGGCAGGATATTCATCGCTGGATTGCCCAAGAAAGTAGCAACCATCCGATTAGCTGGTCGAGCATAGATGTTTTGTGGCTCGCCAATTTGTTGAATCCGTCCCTGATTTAACACTACCATTCGCTCAGCCAAGGTCATTGCTTCAACTTGATCGTGGGTGACATAAATGGTAGTAATACCCAGTTGATGATGCAACTGTTTCAGTTCTACCCGTGTATCGTCTCTCAGCTGAGCATCCAAGTTAGACAAAGGTTCATCTAGCAAAAATACTTGAGGTTGACGGGCGATCGCTCTACCTAATGCCACCCGCTGTTGCTGTCCACCAGATAGCTGCTTGGGTTTGCGATCAAGGAGATGTTCCAGAGATAGCGATCGCGCTACTGTCTCCACTCGTTTTCGAAGTGTTTTAGGGTCAGTTTTCCGCATCTGCAAGCCAAATCCAATGTTCTCGGCTACCGTCATGTGAGGGTAGAGGGCGTAATTCTGGAACACCATCGCTACATCTCGCTGTCGTGCTGGGATATCGTTAACCAAAACATCTTCAATGTAAATTTTCCCAGCAGTTACCGCTTCTAAACCGGCGATCATCCGCAGAACTGTTGATTTGCCACAACCTGACGGTCCCACCAATACCCAAAATTGCCCATCGGGAACTTCAAAAGTAATGTCTTCTATAGCGGTGACGTGATTAAATCTACGCTTAATGCCTTCTAGGCGAACATTTGCCATTATTCGATTTTGGATTTTAGATTTTAGATTTTGGATTCATCTGAATCGAAATTACCTACTCTTTCGCTCCCGCTGCATGAAGCGATCGCACTACATGCTTATAGCCATTAAATTCCGCAATCATTAAAGCTGTATAACCACCCCGGTTTTTTACATTTACGTCTGCCTTGGCGTTTAACAACAGGTTGACAGCCTCACTATACCCTCGATGAGCTGCCCACATCAAAGCTGTTGCCCCAGCTGCATCTTGTAAATTCACATTTGCCCCTTTTGCCAACAGCTGCTGCATTACAGCCGTATGGTTGCGATCAGCTGCCTTCATCACAGCGGTTTTGCCATCGTCAGTTTGAGTGTTGGCATCAGCGCCGTATTCTAGCAAAACTTTCACGGTTTCAGTCTTACCCTGCGATGCTGCTAGCGTCAGCGGCGTTTCACCCAAGTTTCTGATATTTGGATCTGCTCCCCGACGGAGTAATGGCTCTACTATCTGGCGGTGTCCCTGCAAGGCTGCCACGAGCAAGGGTGTATCACCTAGATTGTTTCTGACTTGAACATCAGCACCCCGATTCAATAGAAGTTCCACCACATCTTCATAGCCTTCGACTGTGGCAAGGTGCAGTGGTGTTTCCCCATCTTTGTCTTTAACATTAATGTCAGCACCTTGATCGAGTAAAGCAGCGGCGATCGCACTATACCCTCCAGATGCGGCTACAGATAGGGCAGTACCTCCATCCTCAGTTTTAATCCTCACACTAGCCCCAGCTCTCAGTAAGGCTCGCACAACTTCAGTATTGCCATGCTCCACAGCCAGTGTTAATGCTGTTTCCCCCGCTTTGTCTTTAGTATTGACCTCAGCGCCGTTAGCTACTAACAGTCGCGTTACGGATAAATAACCTGCCTCAGCTGCTTGCATCAGTGCGGTTCTACCTTCCTGATTTTTCCCATTCACAGCTGCCTCATGCATCAACAACACTCGTACTATCTGAGTATGACCTTGGGCAGCTGCCAAGGTTAAAGCTGTCTCCCCCCATTTGATTTGATTTGAATCAGCACCCGCAGATAGTAATGCTTGCGCTACACTACTATGACCCTGCTGAATAGCCAAGTTAAAGGCGGTATCCTCATCTTTATCTTTGACTTTAATATCTGCACCAGCATTTAGCAGAATTTGCACGATTTCAATATTACCTTTTAAAGCTGCCGCCATCAGTGCGGTACTGCCATCGTCATTTTTGGCATTTACCTCAGCCCCATTCGCAACTAGAGTCTTTACAGTGTCAACTTGATGATTTGCCGCTGCTAACATCAAAGCAGTGATGCCAAATAATTTTCGCTGCACGTTAATATCAGCGCCTTGTTCGATCAGCGCTCGGACAATTTCAGTGTAGCCCTGTTGAGCAGCGAACATTATTGGTGTGGTACCCTCGCGATCGCTAGTATTCACGTCAGCACCCTGAGCGAGTAGCGCTTGTACCCGCTTAATGTCTCCACTCTTAACCACCCGGATTAGCAAATCATCATTCGAAGTCATGCCTAGAAACGTATCTCAAAATCTGCCCAGATGCTAGTAGTAGATTTTGAAGATTGCTCCACCAACACAAAGAGGGATTTTGATTGTTTTATTACTGCCGAAAATCTTGGTTATGCTAAGTTTTATCAAGATTCTTAAATAATGGTGAGAACACTATGAGCTTGGAAATTCCAGCAGAGATCAAATTTTGGCTGAATTTCGTTCACCCTCTTTTGATGTGGGTTTTGCTAGGGGTCTCAATTTATGCCCTATACCTAGGAGTTCAATGGCGGCGGGCAAGAACGGCTGAGGGCGATCTTAAGAAAGAGCTGATTAAAGGCAGGTATAACATTAGGCATTATCAGATTGGTTCCGCACTTTTAGCGTTGATGGTAATCGGTGCTGTTGCTGCTATGGCTGTCACCTACATCAACAATGGCAAGTTGTTTGTCGGACCTCACCTGCTAGTAGGATTAGGCATGACGAGTATGATTGCTGTTTCAGCTTCACTCTCTCCCTTCATGCAAAAAGGCCACTATTGGGCACGCTACACCCACATTGTTTTGAATGCAGGTCTTTTAGCACTGTTTAGTTGGCAGGCTGTAAGCGGCGTGCAAATCATTCAAAATATCCTTAGCAAGAAGTGAGTGAATAGGGGCGAGGGAAGGCTGAACGCTGAAGGAGCAAATTTCAGACTTTATACTTCATCCTTCATACTTTTCTCGCCTCTGTCTTGACTTGAGAGGAAACGACAGATCTAGGGACCGGTGAAAATCTTCCTGAACCTTGGAAGTTAAACGACGGGATACTTGACGCACGATTTGATTTAAGAGGCGATCGCCGGTCTTCTGAATTAGCTGCTTGGGCAACCGCTGAATGAACTTTGGAAACTGGACCCAAACTGCCAAATCCAACTGCCACTCAACTCGTGTAATTTCGCTGGCAACCTGCTTAATAGCTGGAGCGCTTTGAAGCAACGATCCTGCTGGGGCTTCCACTAACTGCATCTCAGCCTTAAAGTCCACGTCATAACCAGGCGCAACATAATCGGGTACGGTGCTCGTCTTAATGCGATAAATACCTTGATCGGCAGGCAACAACTCCAAGCCAACTTTTGGTTCTACCTCATAACCAAAAGCGCCAAAGCGACCAATTACTAAGGCATACGCATTTTTCCCCAATGGTTCCACTTTCATCGGTTGGGCGCAGCGGCAAAACCAATTCTGATGGGCATCAAGATACTCAGCAACCTTTTGAGCAGAGGTATACATCTCCATACAATCGGCAAACTGACCATGAAAGCGAGTTGCTGAGTTTGCACCTGTGTCAGCCTCTGGCAGGCTTGATGCTACATGCCAATTTGGTTCGGGAGCCTCAAAAGATTGATATTTGCTGTAGTGTGACTGCATAAATGCCCTCCTGTATGATTTCGCCTATGTCCAGGATTCCCACTCCGCATTCAATGTTTCACCTCGATTCTAAATTTTCACTGAAGCAATACAATAATTTCACTGCCAAGTTCATTAAATCTACAATAGATAGAAATTCACTGAGTAGAAAATTCTCGTTTAATCAGCATAGTTTTTAACATGAAAGCATTTGTAGCAGGGGCAACAGGGGAAACAGGTCGTCGGATTGTGCAAGAGTTGGTCAAGCGGAATATTCCGATCCGGGCTTTGGTCCGGAATTTAGATCAAGCTAGAGCCATTCTACCTAGTGAGGCTGAGTTAGTGCTAGGTGACGTGTTAAAGCCAGACAGCCTACGTGAGGCGCTGGGAGATAGCACAGTGGTACTCTGTGCCACTGGTTCTAAACCGAGTTTTGATCCAACTGGACCGTATAAGGTGGATTACGAAGGCACTAAAAATCTGGTGGAAGCTGCCAAGGCAAAAGGAATTGAGCATTTCGTCATTGTTTCTTCTGTCGGTGCTTCTCAATTTTTCCATCCGCTCAACCTGTTCTGGCTGATTCTGTTTTGGAAGAAACAAGCGGAGGAATACCTTCAGAAAAGCGGCCTTACCTATACCATTGTGCGGCCTGGGGGTCTCAAGAATGAAGACAACTCAGACCAAGTTGTAATGTTCTCTGCTGACACCTTGTCTTTGAGTGGCAGCATTCCTCGCACTAAGGTAGCGCAGGTTTGTGTAGAAGCACTATTTCAACCAACGTCTCGTAATAAAGTTGTTGAAGTCATTGCCCAGGCAGAGGCTCCAGAAAAAAGCTTTGAACAGCTATTTGATAGCGTAGCCTAAGCAGT
This window of the Chroococcidiopsis sp. CCMEE 29 genome carries:
- a CDS encoding DUF1997 domain-containing protein is translated as MQSHYSKYQSFEAPEPNWHVASSLPEADTGANSATRFHGQFADCMEMYTSAQKVAEYLDAHQNWFCRCAQPMKVEPLGKNAYALVIGRFGAFGYEVEPKVGLELLPADQGIYRIKTSTVPDYVAPGYDVDFKAEMQLVEAPAGSLLQSAPAIKQVASEITRVEWQLDLAVWVQFPKFIQRLPKQLIQKTGDRLLNQIVRQVSRRLTSKVQEDFHRSLDLSFPLKSRQRREKYEG
- a CDS encoding TIGR01777 family oxidoreductase; amino-acid sequence: MKIAIAGATGFVGSRLVERLQAERHQVLVLTRNPSAAQKVFPTSAFPNLEIIAYNPTESGSWQEVIAGCEGVVNLAGEPIAEGRWTPQRKQQILGSRQLGTQKIVEAIAKANPKPSILVNASAIGYYGTSETATFDETSPPGNDFLAQVCQAWEAEAQKVKDAGVRLVILRFGIVLGQGGAIARMIAPFKLFAGGPIGTGRQWFSWIHRDDLVNLIIQALTRPEIEGVLNATAPNPVRMAELAQTMGQVMNRPSWLPVPGFAIEALLGDGAIVVLEGQQVLPKRPLDYSFEYQYSTVKQALEAIL
- a CDS encoding S-methyl-5'-thioadenosine phosphorylase is translated as MTEAKIGIIGGSGLYKMDVLKDVEEVKVNTPFGSPSDALIVGSLEGTRVVFLARHGRNHTLLPSELPFRANIYAMKQLGVEYLISASAVGSLKEEAKPLDMVVPDQFIDRTKNRVSTFFGEGLVAHIAFANPVCHQLAGILADAIASLNLPDVTLHRGGTYVCMEGPAFSTKAESNLYRSWGATIIGMTNLPEAKLAREAEIAYATLALVTDYDCWHPEHDSVTVDMVIANLQRNATNAQKVIQETVRRLSENPPASEAHSALKYAILTQLDKVPAVTKEKLGLLLKKYL
- the mtnA gene encoding S-methyl-5-thioribose-1-phosphate isomerase; protein product: MMSPQAQVYPVIWYEDSVLLIDQTRLPNEYTLVEISRCEDMAEAIKTMIVRGAPAIGVAAAYGMYLGAREIQTQDREQFLTQLEEVARRLRSTRPTAVNLFWAIAQMLRTAYETIGSVEQLKTALLKTAQNINAEDLQTCRAIGDRGLEVLPATPDKLNILTHCNAGALATAGYGTALGVVRSAWANGRLARVYADETRPRLQGAKLTAWECVQEGIPVTVITDSMAAHCMQRGLVNAVVVGADRIAANGDTANKIGTYSLALVAKAHNIPFFVAAPVSTIDFELSTGSEIPIEERDPSEIYAIGDTILTPAEVEFYNPAFDVTPAPLITAIVTEHGAFAPSLLQAQLQDRYVA
- the dxs gene encoding 1-deoxy-D-xylulose-5-phosphate synthase produces the protein MHLSEITHPNQLHGLSIRQLQQIARQIREKHLQTVATSGGHLGPGLGVVELTLALYQTLDLDRDKVIWDVGHQAYPHKLITGRYSRFHTLRQKDGVAGYLKRCENKFDHFGAGHASTSISAGLGMALARDLKGEKFKVVAVIGDGALTGGMALEAINHAGHLPKTNLLIVLNDNEMSISPNVGAISRHLNKMRLSPPMQFISDNLKEQVKQLPFVGDSLSPELGRLKEGMKRLAVPKVGAVFEELGFTYIGPVDGHNLEELIATFEQAHQHAGPVLVHVATIKGKGYEIAEKDQVGYHAQSPFNVATGKAIPSSKPKPPGYSKVFAHTLVKLAENNPKIVGITAAMATGTGLDKLQVKLPQQYIDVGIAEQHAVTLAAGLACEGMRPVVAIYSTFLQRAYDQVIHDVCIQNLPVFFCMDRAGIVGADGPTHQGMYDIAYFRCLPNMVLMAPKDEAELQQMVITGVSYKDGPIAMRYPRGNGYGVPLMEEGWEPLPIGKGEILRHGDDVLIVGFGSMVYPAVQVAEILSEHGIKATVVNARFAKPLDTELILPLAQRIGRVVTLEEGCLMGGFGSAVAEALLDANILVPVKRIGIPDVLVEHAEPNESKAELGLTSPQIAEQVRMAFFSQQLTSVK
- a CDS encoding ankyrin repeat domain-containing protein, which encodes MTSNDDLLIRVVKSGDIKRVQALLAQGADVNTSDREGTTPIMFAAQQGYTEIVRALIEQGADINVQRKLFGITALMLAAANHQVDTVKTLVANGAEVNAKNDDGSTALMAAALKGNIEIVQILLNAGADIKVKDKDEDTAFNLAIQQGHSSVAQALLSAGADSNQIKWGETALTLAAAQGHTQIVRVLLMHEAAVNGKNQEGRTALMQAAEAGYLSVTRLLVANGAEVNTKDKAGETALTLAVEHGNTEVVRALLRAGASVRIKTEDGGTALSVAASGGYSAIAAALLDQGADINVKDKDGETPLHLATVEGYEDVVELLLNRGADVQVRNNLGDTPLLVAALQGHRQIVEPLLRRGADPNIRNLGETPLTLAASQGKTETVKVLLEYGADANTQTDDGKTAVMKAADRNHTAVMQQLLAKGANVNLQDAAGATALMWAAHRGYSEAVNLLLNAKADVNVKNRGGYTALMIAEFNGYKHVVRSLHAAGAKE
- a CDS encoding NAD(P)H-binding protein, with amino-acid sequence MKAFVAGATGETGRRIVQELVKRNIPIRALVRNLDQARAILPSEAELVLGDVLKPDSLREALGDSTVVLCATGSKPSFDPTGPYKVDYEGTKNLVEAAKAKGIEHFVIVSSVGASQFFHPLNLFWLILFWKKQAEEYLQKSGLTYTIVRPGGLKNEDNSDQVVMFSADTLSLSGSIPRTKVAQVCVEALFQPTSRNKVVEVIAQAEAPEKSFEQLFDSVA
- a CDS encoding DUF4079 domain-containing protein → MSLEIPAEIKFWLNFVHPLLMWVLLGVSIYALYLGVQWRRARTAEGDLKKELIKGRYNIRHYQIGSALLALMVIGAVAAMAVTYINNGKLFVGPHLLVGLGMTSMIAVSASLSPFMQKGHYWARYTHIVLNAGLLALFSWQAVSGVQIIQNILSKK
- a CDS encoding ABC transporter ATP-binding protein; the encoded protein is MANVRLEGIKRRFNHVTAIEDITFEVPDGQFWVLVGPSGCGKSTVLRMIAGLEAVTAGKIYIEDVLVNDIPARQRDVAMVFQNYALYPHMTVAENIGFGLQMRKTDPKTLRKRVETVARSLSLEHLLDRKPKQLSGGQQQRVALGRAIARQPQVFLLDEPLSNLDAQLRDDTRVELKQLHHQLGITTIYVTHDQVEAMTLAERMVVLNQGRIQQIGEPQNIYARPANRMVATFLGNPAMNILPAIYTNKGFQVGSQLLPCPLAVQDKLQPVQGQSFDLGIRPEHIEIVCQETSHSLLTPHLRVEVKVVEPLGRETLIRAGLTGSSVQINIQAAANVLPHPSDRLSLALDLNQLFVFDSATGYALYP